In one Arachis duranensis cultivar V14167 chromosome 9, aradu.V14167.gnm2.J7QH, whole genome shotgun sequence genomic region, the following are encoded:
- the LOC107463720 gene encoding LOW QUALITY PROTEIN: peptide deformylase 1B, chloroplastic-like (The sequence of the model RefSeq protein was modified relative to this genomic sequence to represent the inferred CDS: deleted 1 base in 1 codon), giving the protein MASAWFLHSSHIHIHGGFTSALPAIPPFSRNRLTSLDRVYFSTNRSLPPLCAVSKIGFSAAKDEAASPGDIEFEAPLKIVEYPDPKLRAKNKRIVSFDDNLKILAREMFDVMYKTDGIGLSAPQVGINVQLMVFNPVGEPGEGEEIVLVNPRVSKYSKKLSIFNEGCLSFPGIYADVKRHESVKIDARDVNGNRFSFSLDGLPARVFQHEFDHLQGILFFERMTEEVLGNIREQLQALEMKYEQLTGVPSPEKIQNRRERRNAVGFGKS; this is encoded by the exons ATGGCTTCAGCGTGGTTTCTCCACTCAAGTCACATTCATATTCATGGTGGCTTTACCTCTGCACTTCCCGCCATTCCACCCTTCTCACGCAACCGTCTCACATCGCTCGATCGGGTTTACTTCTCTACGAACCGGTCCTTGCCTCCTCTGTGTGCAGTGTCCAAGATTGGTTTCTCAGCAGCAAAAGATGAAGCCGCTTCTC CTGGTGATATTGAATTCGAGGCGCCATTGAAAATTGTGGAATATCCAGACCCAAAATTGAGGGCA AAAAATAAACGCATAGTTAGCTTCGATGATAATCTGAAGATTCTTGCCCGCGAGATGTTTGATGTAATGTACAA AACCGATGGTATTGGTCTCTCAGCACCCCAAGTTGGAATCAATGTTCAACTTATGGTATTCAATCCAGTGGGTGAACCTGGGGAAGGAGAGGAAATTGTTCTTGTAAATCCAAGAGTTAGCAAATACTCAAAGAAACTGTCAATTTTTAATGAAGGGTGTCTATCATTTCCTGGAATATATGCTGATGTGAAG CGACATGAATCAGTGAAGATTGATGCACGTGATGTAAATGGAAATAGATTTTCATTCTCATTGGATGGGCTTCCTGCTCGAGTATTCCAGCATGAGTTTGATCATCTGCAG GGGATTCTTTTCTTTGAGAGAATGACTGAAGAAGTTCTTGGTAATATCCGTGAACAGCTACAG GCCTTGGAAATGAAGTATGAACAACTGACTGGAGTACCAAGCCCTGAAAAGATACAAAACAGGAGGGAAAGAAGGAATGCTGTCGGTTTTGGGAAATCATGA